A DNA window from Helianthus annuus cultivar XRQ/B chromosome 15, HanXRQr2.0-SUNRISE, whole genome shotgun sequence contains the following coding sequences:
- the LOC110914516 gene encoding uncharacterized protein LOC110914516: MEREKFLGGAMSREHELGMAENLSIRCIMRPHIWSLLKSGLQTNVWSDNWCPMSPLSSFITPRSIANAGFSLKSSVADVIDAYGHWRWPQAWLDLFPVLISIQTPQLVGDALDRLAWKNLDGKFIDFESAQVWNTIRTRDTQVTWANMVWFSQCVPRHSFHMWLVLRNKLKTQDRLAVWEAGSATNLNLMCCPLCKHDRDSRNYLFFQCAFANQVWTNVKCTVNLESVDNTWQSLMVWVDQHSNSKKTDAIVCKLVVAVATYYIWQERNSRLFSSNQLTVVQVAEKIKSVVRLQLMGFKFRVELARRRIYRTWKIDDSKDDVADPG; encoded by the coding sequence TATTATGCGGCCTCACATATGGTCTCTCCTCAAAAGTGGTTTGCAAACTAATGTTTGGAGTGACAATTGGTGTCCTATGAGTCCTCTTAGCTCCTTTATTACTCCTCGTTCTATAGCTAATGCAGGTTTCAGTTTAAAGTCCTCGGTTGCTGATGTTATTGATGCGTATGGGCATTGGAGATGGCCCCAAGCTTGGCTAGATTTGTTCCCGGTTTTAATAAGCATTCAAACGCCTCAGCTAGTTGGTGATGCTCTTGATCGTCTGGCTTGGAAAAATTTGGATGGGAAGTTTATAGACTTTGAATCGGCCCAAGTTTGGAATACGATTCGGACGAGAGATACTCAGGTGACCTGGGCAAACATGGTTTGGTTCTCTCAGTGTGTTCCTCGCCACTCCTTTCATATGTGGTTAGTGTTACGGAACAAACTAAAAACTCAGGATAGGTTGGCGGTTTGGGAAGCTGGAAGTGCTACGAATCTTAATCTTATGTGTTGTCCGTTGTGCAAACATGATCGAGATAGCCGAAACTATTTGTTCTTTCAATGTGCGTTTGCAAATCAAGTTTGGACAAATGTGAAGTGTACGGTGAACTTGGAGAGTGTAGATAACACATGGCAGTCGTTAATGGTTTGGGTTGATCAACATTCTAATTCTAAGAAAACTGATGCCATTGTGTGTAaattggtggtggcggtggctaCCTATTATATTTGGCAAGAGCGGAACAGTCGGCTCTTTAGTTCCAACCAGTTGACTGTGGTGCAAGTTGCTGAGAAGATCAAAAGTGTGGTTCGGCTTCAGCTTATGGGGTTCAAGTTTCGAGTGGAGTTGGCTAGGAGGAGGATCTACAGAACCTGGAAGATTGATGATAGCAAGGATGATGTAGCTGACCCGGGCTAG